The Solicola gregarius DNA window TCATTGCGAACGAGACGCGCTACCAACTGCGCCACAGCCCCAAGGCGTTTACGCCGGGATCGAAGATACCACGCGGTCCCTCAGTCTCCGACAGCGCGCCTGTGCTCCTCGGACTCCTCCGGCGCTGCCGGCATCTCGGTCTGCTCGCCCTCGACGTGGCCCGACGTCCAGGCGTCGGAACCGTTGAAGTCGATGGTGCGGACGGTACGCGCCGCGCGCGGCTTGTCGACGTACGTCGGCAGGGTGACCGGGACGGGATCCCACAGCGATCCGCCCTCTTCGGTCGCGACGGGAACGGCGGCGTTGACCTGCTCCTCGAGTGCGCCCTCGTCGAGTGGCTCCTCGAGCATGACGTTCTTGCGCTCCGGTCGATAGTCGTCGAACTGTGCGGAGATGACGATGGTCGGCTCGTCGTTCGGCTCGTCACCCATGGCCTTCGGCGCGGCAGCGTCGGCGATCTCGCCGAGCACCTGGATGCGGCACGCCACCAGCCACGCGACCACCAGGCCCGCGGGGATCGCCACCGACCACCACGGCACGATCAGCGCGTACGCCGACCCGGCGACCAGCGCGGTCGCGAACACCAGCACGCCGAGCGTACGACGGCGACGGCGAATCGCCATGCGGGTCGACTCCCGCTGCTCTGTCACGGCCACGGGCGACACGTCGGCCTCCTTGACCGGGGCGCTTGGTTTCGCAGACTCGGCAGGCGTGGCGGACTCCGGTCGATTGCCATCGTCTGCCTCTGCCGTCGCGGACTCGGAGCGACCACGCCGCAGGATGCGCATCCGCGAGGACGTCTCGACCGGACGGTCGTGCGACGCCTCGTCGTAGCGACGGAGTGCGAGGGGTACCAGATAGGCCGCCCACAGCACGACGATCGCTGCGTAGATGAGTCCCGTAACCACGTAAGAAACCGTAGGCGGAAACGCGGCCCCGGTCCCGTACACCGGCCGGTGTGTCGGCTGAGAACTTGTGTGGCTGGTGTGGTTCAGACGTCGGCGGCGTCGACGACCCGGTCGACCAGCCGCCCGCCGGCCTCCTCGACGGTCATCGCGAACAGCAGATGGTCGCGCCAGTCCCCGTCGATGTGCAGGTACGCGCGCGACAGCCCGACCTCGGTGAAACCGAGCTTCTGCACCACGCGCAGGCTCGCGGCATTCTCCGGCCGGATCGCGATCTCGATGCGATGCAGCCCGACCGCGCTGAAACAGTGGTCGACCGCCATCGCGACGGCGAGCGTCGTGAGCCCCCGCCCCGCATGCGACTCGGCAATCCAGTAACCGATCTGAGCCCATCGCGCCGACCCCCACGTCACACCGGCGACCGTCAGCTGACCGACCATCGGGCCGTCGTAGCAGATCGCGAACGGCATCGCCCGACCGTCGCGCGCCTGTTGGCGCAGCGAGCGTACGAGCCGCCGAAATGTCTGCGGGGCATAACGGCTGCCATGCGGAACCGTCGCCTCCCACGGCTGCAGCCAGGCGCGGTTCGCTTCGTGCAGTCGCTGCCACGAGCCGGCGTCACGCCGGTTCAGCGGTCGCATCCGCAGCGCCCCGCGCTCGAGGGTGGTGGGCCAGCCGGGGATCAGGACGGATCACCACCCGTACGCGCGTGGTCGCCGCCGTGGATCTGGTCGACCGCATGAGCGAGCAGGGGCTCCAGGACCGCAAGACCATCCTTGACCCCGCCGCTCGATCCGGGCAGGTTCACCACCAGCGACCGGCCCGCGACACCGGCGAGGCCGCGCGACAACACCGCCGTCGGCACACCGGCGCGCACACCGTACGCGCGGATCTCCTCGGCGATGCCGGGGACCTCGCGGTCGAGCACGCGCCGCGTCTGCTCGGGTGTCTCGTCGGTCGGGGTAAGGCCGGTGCCGCCGGTGCTGATGATGACGTCGTACGCATCGGCGACGGCCTGAGCGAGCGCCGCGCCGAACGGGTCACCGTCAGCGACAACCACCGGATCGTCGACCTCATAGCCCCACGACCGCAGGCGCTCGACGATGACCGGCCCACCCGTGTCGGCGTACACCCCGGCGGCGGCGCGGTTCGACGACGTGATCACGCGTGCCCTCACGGTTCGGTCCAGTCGCCGGAACGCCCACCCGACTTGGCCGTCACGCGTACGTCGGAGATGACGGCGTGCTTGTCGACGGCCTTCACCATGTCGATCACGGTCAGCGCCGCCGTGGCGACGGCCGTGAGCGCCTCCATCTCGACGCCGGTGCGGTCGGTCGTACGCACGGTGGCCGCGACCTCGACCGCGTCGTCGGCGACCTCGAGATCGACGACCACCCCGCTGATCGACAGCGGATGGCACAGGGGCACCAGGTCGGGCGTACGTTTCGCCCCCATGATGCCCGCGACCCGCGCGACCGCGAGTGCGTCGCCCTTCGGCACGCCCTCCCCCCGCAGCAGGGCCACGACCTGCGGCGAGACGAGCACCCGGCCGGCCGCGGTCGCGGAGCGCGCGGTGACGTCCTTGGCGGACACGTCGACCATCCGCGCCGCGCCGCGCGAGTCGACGTGCGTGAGGCCCGGGCTTGTGGAGTCGTCGCTCATCCGGTGTCCTGCTAGAAGTTCTGATCCAGGACGAGCACGTTCGCGGTGTCGCCCATGTTGAGCGCCGTCTCGTCCTCGTCGACGACGATCAACGCGTTCGCGCCAGCCAGACCGCCGATCAGGTGTGACCCGCTGCCCCCGACCGGCGTCACCTTCGCACCACGGTGGTTGACCTCGAAGTGCGCACGTACGTACTGCCGCTTGCCGTCGGGCGACGCGATGTCTTCGGCGAGCATCGCCTGGACAAGCGGGCGCCGGTACGGAAGCCGGCCCATCATCCGGCGCAACGCCGGTACGCCGAACACCTCGAACGACACGTACGCCGACACCGGGTTGCCCGGGAGGGTCAGGATCGGCGTGCGCTCGTCGCCGACGAAACCGAAGCCCTGCGGCTTGCCCGGCTGCATCGCGATCTGCACGAAGTCGACCGTACCGAGCCGCGAGAGCGTCTCCTTGACGACGTCGTAGTCGCCCATGCTCACCCCACCGCTGGTGACCACCAGATCGGCCCGCACCAGCTGGTCCGACAGCGCGGCGGCGAAGTCGTCGGGGCTATCGGGCACGATGCCGACTCGGTACGAGATCGCGCCCGCGGCCCGGGCAGCGGCGGCGAGCATGTAGCTGTTGCCGTCGTAGATCGTGTCTGCGCCGACCTCCTGACCCGGCTCGCGCAGCTCGCTGCCGGTCGACATGACGACGACCCGCGGACGCGGCCGCGCGCGGATATGCGACCGGCCCAGCGATGCGAGCAGCCCGATCTCGCGCGCGCCGAGGATCGCGCCTTCCTCGAGTACGAGGTCTCCCACGCGTACGTCCTCCGCGGCCGGGCGGATATGCGCACCGCGGCGGCGGTCTTCGTACACCGCGACCTGACCGTCGCCACCGTCGGTCGCCTCGACCGGGATCACGGTGTCGGCGCCCGACGGAACCGGCGCTCCGGTCATGATCTTGATCGCCGAGCCCGGCGACAACGCGTACGACGTGGCCGAGCCGGCGGCCGACTCACCGACGACGGGGAGGACCGCGGGACGGTCGTCCGTCGCACCCTCGACATCCGCGTGCCGTACGGCGTAGCCGTCCATCGCGGAGTTGGTGAACTGAGGCAGGTCGATCGGGCTCTCGATGTCCTCACACACCGGCAGGTCGAACGCCTCGAGCAACGACTGGTCGTACGGCTGCAGGGGACCTAGTCGTTCGAGGACATTGCGCAGGTGGTCTTCGACCGAGAGCATGCCCTCGGTCGCATGTCCTGATGCAGGGGCCATGGTCAGCAAGAGTAGACCTTGGGTAATGCGGCCCCCGGCATCACCGGTCGCCGCGCCACCGCCGTGACCCTACGCAGTGAGCGTTGCGCCGTCGGCGACCGCTGCGGGAGCGCCCTCGTCCTGCAGTCGCGCCACTCCGTCGACCGCCACGTCGCGCCCGAAGGTCCAGTCGCCGCGTACGGTCAACGACCTCGCTCGTACGAGCGACGGCGGGCCCGCCGGGAAGCGCGCGTCGAACCCCGCGATCAGCTTGTAGTACGCGGGATCGAGATCGATCAGCGGCGCCGCATCCGTCTGCAGCGACACGATGCCGCGCTCGTCGGTCTCGTACACGTCGGAGCGCAGCAACAGCAGGTCGTTGGTCGTCTTCACCGGGAGGAACCTCGACCGCGGTACCTCGACCGCGACCGCACCGTCGAACACCTCGACGGCCGCGCCCATCGCGGTCTCGATCTGGATCACCTTCGGCGACGACGCGTCGGTCGGGTCGACCGTCTTCTCGTTGCGGATGAGCGGCAGGCCGAGTACGCCACCGGTGCGGTCGAGCGTGTCGGCGAGCACCTGAAGGTCGAACCACAGGTTGTTGGTGTGGAAGAAGCGATGCCGGTCGATGTCGCTCGCCGCCTCCATGTCGTCGGACGGGGTCTGCGCGGTCTCGCGCAGGATGAGGCGTCCGTCGCCCCTGCGTACGACGAGGTGCCCGCCCTTGCGATCGGCGGGCGTACGACGGCACACCTCGGCGGCGTACGGCGCACCCGATGCGGCGAACCAGCCGACCATGCGCGGGTCGGGCGACGCGCCAAGGTTGTCGGAGTTCGACACGCTCGCGTACCGGTAGCCGCGGTCGAGCAGCTGCCGCAGCAGCCCCGAGACCTCGAGCGCGGTGTACAGGTCGCCGTGACCGGGCGGGCACCACTCGAGGTCGGGAGCCGCCGGCCATTCCACCGGCGTGAGGTCGTCGGCACGCAGCTTCGGCTCGCGGTTCTGCAGGAAGTCGAGCGGCAGCCCGTCGACGGCGAGGTCGGTGTACGGCGACAACGCCGCGAGCGTGTCGGCGCGCGTGCGGAAGCTGTTCATCACCACCAGCGGCAGCCGCACGTCGTACGCCGAGCGCAGTGACCGCACCTGCTCGACGATGATGTCGAGGAACGTACGACCCGGGCGCACCGGCAGCAGCGACTTGGCGCGATCCATGCCCATCGACGTGCCGAGGCCGCCGTTGAGCTTGATCACCGCAGTTGCGTCCAACGCCTCGCGCACCTGGTCAGGGTCGGGCTGGAGGTTCTCGAGCTTCGGCGGATCGACAAGAGGCTCGACGTCGGACTCGGCGATCATTCCGGTCGCGCCCGACTCGACCTGCTCGTAGTAGTGGGCGAACACGTCGATCGCGCGCTCGTGCACGCCGCCGGCCGCCATCTTCTGCCGTGCCTGCTCCAACCCGTCTGCGCTCATGGCACGCAATCGTAGGGGTAGCGTCCGGCTATGAGCTCGAAGGAGTCACTGCGCGCCGAGCTGCTCCGGCGCCGAGCGGGGCTCAGCCCGCAGGCACGCACCGATGCGGCCACCCCGATCGCCGACCGCGTCCAGGCGTTCCTGGAAGAGCGCCACGCGATGTGTGTCGCCCTCTACCTCTCGACCGGGCTCGAACCACCGACCTGGCAGCTCGCCGACCGGCTGGTCGCATCCGGGGTACGCGTACTCGCACCGGTGACCCGACCGGGACACCGGCTCGGCTGGGCCGAGTACGCGGGACCGGACGCGGTACGCGCCGCCGCGTACGGAATCTCGGAGCCGACGAGTCCCCTGCTCGGACCGGAGGCGTTGCGCGACGC harbors:
- the sepX gene encoding divisome protein SepX/GlpR, whose translation is MVTGLIYAAIVVLWAAYLVPLALRRYDEASHDRPVETSSRMRILRRGRSESATAEADDGNRPESATPAESAKPSAPVKEADVSPVAVTEQRESTRMAIRRRRRTLGVLVFATALVAGSAYALIVPWWSVAIPAGLVVAWLVACRIQVLGEIADAAAPKAMGDEPNDEPTIVISAQFDDYRPERKNVMLEEPLDEGALEEQVNAAVPVATEEGGSLWDPVPVTLPTYVDKPRAARTVRTIDFNGSDAWTSGHVEGEQTEMPAAPEESEEHRRAVGD
- a CDS encoding GNAT family N-acetyltransferase, producing the protein MRPLNRRDAGSWQRLHEANRAWLQPWEATVPHGSRYAPQTFRRLVRSLRQQARDGRAMPFAICYDGPMVGQLTVAGVTWGSARWAQIGYWIAESHAGRGLTTLAVAMAVDHCFSAVGLHRIEIAIRPENAASLRVVQKLGFTEVGLSRAYLHIDGDWRDHLLFAMTVEEAGGRLVDRVVDAADV
- a CDS encoding MogA/MoaB family molybdenum cofactor biosynthesis protein gives rise to the protein MRARVITSSNRAAAGVYADTGGPVIVERLRSWGYEVDDPVVVADGDPFGAALAQAVADAYDVIISTGGTGLTPTDETPEQTRRVLDREVPGIAEEIRAYGVRAGVPTAVLSRGLAGVAGRSLVVNLPGSSGGVKDGLAVLEPLLAHAVDQIHGGDHARTGGDPS
- the moaC gene encoding cyclic pyranopterin monophosphate synthase MoaC — protein: MSDDSTSPGLTHVDSRGAARMVDVSAKDVTARSATAAGRVLVSPQVVALLRGEGVPKGDALAVARVAGIMGAKRTPDLVPLCHPLSISGVVVDLEVADDAVEVAATVRTTDRTGVEMEALTAVATAALTVIDMVKAVDKHAVISDVRVTAKSGGRSGDWTEP
- the glp gene encoding molybdotransferase-like divisome protein Glp, with the translated sequence MAPASGHATEGMLSVEDHLRNVLERLGPLQPYDQSLLEAFDLPVCEDIESPIDLPQFTNSAMDGYAVRHADVEGATDDRPAVLPVVGESAAGSATSYALSPGSAIKIMTGAPVPSGADTVIPVEATDGGDGQVAVYEDRRRGAHIRPAAEDVRVGDLVLEEGAILGAREIGLLASLGRSHIRARPRPRVVVMSTGSELREPGQEVGADTIYDGNSYMLAAAARAAGAISYRVGIVPDSPDDFAAALSDQLVRADLVVTSGGVSMGDYDVVKETLSRLGTVDFVQIAMQPGKPQGFGFVGDERTPILTLPGNPVSAYVSFEVFGVPALRRMMGRLPYRRPLVQAMLAEDIASPDGKRQYVRAHFEVNHRGAKVTPVGGSGSHLIGGLAGANALIVVDEDETALNMGDTANVLVLDQNF
- a CDS encoding UTP--glucose-1-phosphate uridylyltransferase, which produces MSADGLEQARQKMAAGGVHERAIDVFAHYYEQVESGATGMIAESDVEPLVDPPKLENLQPDPDQVREALDATAVIKLNGGLGTSMGMDRAKSLLPVRPGRTFLDIIVEQVRSLRSAYDVRLPLVVMNSFRTRADTLAALSPYTDLAVDGLPLDFLQNREPKLRADDLTPVEWPAAPDLEWCPPGHGDLYTALEVSGLLRQLLDRGYRYASVSNSDNLGASPDPRMVGWFAASGAPYAAEVCRRTPADRKGGHLVVRRGDGRLILRETAQTPSDDMEAASDIDRHRFFHTNNLWFDLQVLADTLDRTGGVLGLPLIRNEKTVDPTDASSPKVIQIETAMGAAVEVFDGAVAVEVPRSRFLPVKTTNDLLLLRSDVYETDERGIVSLQTDAAPLIDLDPAYYKLIAGFDARFPAGPPSLVRARSLTVRGDWTFGRDVAVDGVARLQDEGAPAAVADGATLTA
- a CDS encoding 5-formyltetrahydrofolate cyclo-ligase, which translates into the protein MSSKESLRAELLRRRAGLSPQARTDAATPIADRVQAFLEERHAMCVALYLSTGLEPPTWQLADRLVASGVRVLAPVTRPGHRLGWAEYAGPDAVRAAAYGISEPTSPLLGPEALRDADVVLLPALAVDPAGHRLGRGAGYYDRALVDVDAGTPLVALVFDDEVLTDVPTEPHDVPVDLVVTPVRTVTTGGG